A genomic segment from uncultured Marinifilum sp. encodes:
- a CDS encoding M18 family aminopeptidase — translation MSLEQQQAQELIDFIHQSPSTYHVVNNIRKELNEAGFQELDLREEWNIEKGGKYFTTKNGSALFAFQIGTGEIEEEGFQLICAHSDAPGFKIKPNPEIEVEGNYIKLNTEVYGGPILNTWMDRPLSIAGRVSVKSNDPLNPEHLFVKIDRPLMLIPNLAIHMNRAVNDGVALNKQKDMLPLLAMITDKMEKDNCLVNLMAEELKVDVESIIDFDVNLFEVEKGCVLGLNEEFISSPKLDDLAMAHAGVKALLANSGSKKTQLLAIFDNEEVGSVTKQGAGSPVLRHLLQRIVFKLGKDMEALHRAIYNSFMISADMAHAVHPNVADKHDPTNRPYINKGPVIKIHANQKYTTDGDSGTVFETLCKNADVPYQKFVNRSDLVGGSTLGNVSTGQVDIRTVDIGNPMFAMHSVREMGGVKDNVYIRKVFSYFFGL, via the coding sequence ATGAGCTTAGAACAACAACAAGCACAGGAATTAATCGATTTTATTCATCAAAGTCCCAGTACATACCATGTGGTAAATAATATCCGCAAGGAATTAAACGAAGCAGGATTTCAGGAGTTAGATCTTCGCGAAGAGTGGAATATTGAAAAAGGAGGGAAGTATTTTACAACAAAAAATGGGTCGGCACTATTTGCTTTTCAAATAGGAACAGGAGAGATTGAAGAAGAAGGTTTTCAATTGATTTGTGCTCATTCCGATGCTCCGGGTTTTAAAATTAAACCAAATCCTGAGATAGAAGTAGAAGGAAATTATATTAAACTAAATACCGAGGTTTACGGTGGCCCAATTTTAAATACATGGATGGATCGCCCACTGTCCATTGCGGGTAGAGTATCCGTAAAGTCGAACGATCCGTTAAATCCAGAACATTTGTTTGTAAAAATCGATCGTCCTTTAATGCTAATTCCTAATTTGGCCATACACATGAATCGTGCGGTAAACGATGGAGTGGCACTAAATAAGCAAAAGGATATGTTGCCTTTACTTGCCATGATTACCGATAAGATGGAAAAGGACAATTGTCTGGTAAATTTAATGGCAGAAGAGCTTAAGGTTGATGTGGAGTCGATTATCGATTTTGATGTGAATTTGTTCGAAGTAGAGAAGGGATGTGTTCTAGGTTTAAACGAAGAATTTATTTCATCGCCTAAGTTAGACGATTTGGCAATGGCACATGCTGGTGTAAAGGCATTATTGGCTAATTCGGGAAGCAAAAAAACACAATTGCTTGCCATTTTCGATAACGAAGAAGTTGGTTCTGTAACCAAGCAGGGAGCCGGATCGCCGGTATTGCGTCATTTATTGCAGCGCATTGTTTTTAAGTTGGGTAAAGATATGGAGGCACTTCACCGAGCAATTTATAATTCGTTTATGATTTCGGCAGATATGGCTCATGCTGTTCATCCAAATGTTGCCGATAAGCACGATCCAACAAATCGTCCGTATATTAATAAAGGACCGGTTATAAAAATTCATGCCAATCAAAAATATACTACCGATGGTGATTCAGGCACCGTATTCGAAACACTTTGCAAAAATGCTGATGTTCCTTACCAAAAATTTGTGAATCGTTCCGATTTAGTGGGAGGTAGTACGCTAGGAAATGTTTCGACAGGACAGGTAGACATTCGTACCGTTGATATAGGAAATCCAATGTTTGCCATGCATTCGGTTCGCGAAATGGGTGGCGTTAAAGATAATGTATACATCCGTAAAGTATTTTCATACTTTTTTGGATTGTAA
- a CDS encoding YkgJ family cysteine cluster protein, whose protein sequence is MQTNLLSLQDKLPLSCSRTGNCCFGKVIYLNPWELFHLAKEKKQSQKEFRDLYSDFGGIRLKFNGKIGYKGQHACSQYVDNFGCDVHLGRPLACRLYPLGRQVQSEQVKYMYQGDEFPCLEPCPEVVDLKQMQVGEYLQGQKTDAFETAQDAYLEMMQNIADLAFELLLDTGLSESGDKKTLAQWRIIGNELPELLVKRISEEWLNCLMIPDISDEDPIAFVSKHNNLILAKAQEKFGNIQNHQDLHEASVLMMAVALHLARGLGANPKELSELWINIAKDNGAQE, encoded by the coding sequence ATGCAAACAAACCTACTTAGCCTTCAGGATAAATTACCTCTAAGCTGCTCGCGAACCGGAAATTGCTGCTTCGGAAAAGTTATATACCTTAATCCATGGGAGTTATTTCATCTTGCCAAAGAAAAAAAACAATCGCAAAAGGAATTTCGCGACCTTTACAGCGATTTTGGAGGCATTCGCTTAAAGTTTAATGGTAAAATTGGTTATAAGGGGCAACATGCATGTTCTCAGTATGTCGATAATTTTGGATGTGATGTACATTTAGGGCGACCTTTAGCCTGCCGTTTGTATCCACTTGGGCGACAAGTGCAAAGCGAACAGGTTAAATATATGTATCAGGGAGATGAGTTTCCTTGCCTGGAGCCCTGTCCGGAAGTTGTAGATTTAAAACAAATGCAGGTAGGAGAATATTTGCAAGGACAAAAAACCGATGCTTTTGAAACGGCTCAGGATGCTTATTTAGAAATGATGCAAAACATAGCTGATTTAGCATTTGAACTTCTACTTGATACTGGTTTATCCGAGTCGGGAGATAAAAAAACATTAGCACAATGGAGAATAATTGGTAATGAGCTTCCTGAATTATTAGTTAAAAGAATTAGCGAAGAATGGTTAAATTGTTTGATGATTCCGGATATTTCTGATGAAGATCCAATTGCATTTGTTAGCAAGCATAACAATTTAATACTAGCCAAAGCACAGGAAAAATTCGGAAACATACAAAATCATCAGGATTTACACGAAGCTTCGGTTTTAATGATGGCAGTTGCCTTGCATCTTGCTCGTGGTTTAGGTGCAAATCCTAAGGAATTATCTGAGCTTTGGATTAATATTGCAAAAGATAACGGGGCTCAGGAATAA